The candidate division KSB1 bacterium genomic interval GCGTAGGTCTTTCTAATGGTAAGAACCAGTTCCTGCGATCGCTAAACGCCTGCCCATGGTCGCTGTGATACACGTAATCGAACAAAGACTCGGTCGATTCCCAAACGGACATATTAAATAGAATCAAGTCATCATCAAACACCCGAATTGCAGTGGCATCTCCAGTTTCGGTTTGTAGACGCCAAACAAAACCCGGACTCTTATCTGCAACTGAGTTAATGTAATCCAGTTGTGCTACAAATCCTTGCATCACCGGATCGTCGAGCGCGCCCCTCATGTGTGCGAAGTTGGCTTGAGCCAGATGAAAGTCAAACATCAGATAAATTCCTTCGCCTGAAAGGCTCTTTGCTTATACAAATGTTCGAACAAATTGCCTTCATGCGGCTGATCCCAGCTAACCTTGCTCGTTGGAATCGGACCTAAATTTAGACGATCAACGTTTGGCGCTGCTAAAATCCGTTGAATGAATTTCTTGTCTTCCGTTAATGCTGTGAGAACCAGAGTCTGTCCCATTTTGCTTAAAATTTCATTTTGAGGAATTTCCACGACGCTGGCAAAAGGGAACAAAAGCTCCGTGTTTGCCAGCGGATGTTCCGGACTTTCACACCAAACGATCGTTGGTAAAAGAAAAGTGCATCCATCAACTTCAACGACTCGATCACCGTCGCGATACTTAGCGGTTAAATCTTCAGCGCCGCCTTCAGTAAGTCCGCTCTCAATCAAATTTGAGATACTTTCGGCCACAGCCGGATTTACAAAAGCAGCCAGTTGCGCCTCGGGATCATCCATGGGTTTTGCTTGAACTTTGGCAAGTCTTTTTGCCAGCGCTTCGGCAATCTCGCGGCCGTGAGACGGCACCCAAACGCCGGAGGCATTGAGGCAGGATCTACCGCTATTGATCAAAATAGAATCTACGAGTGTATCCAGATATTGTTGCCAGTTTGCAGCCTGATCTTCACCGAA includes:
- a CDS encoding DUF3291 domain-containing protein, encoding MFDFHLAQANFAHMRGALDDPVMQGFVAQLDYINSVADKSPGFVWRLQTETGDATAIRVFDDDLILFNMSVWESTESLFDYVYHSDHGQAFSDRRNWFLPLERPTLILWWISKGHVPSVEEAVAKLEHFEKHGPTSEAFSFKNQYSSNGEKLERQSLEIRCKNSIINPIPE